TGGTCGATGTACGTACCGCCCTTATCCAGTCACTGAATGTCCCGGCAGTCAACCTTGTTGCCCGGATGGGATTGCGTAAATACCATGATTTTTTGACAACGGGAAATCTGCTGGAGGATGAACGCGGATATCTAAGCTACGGTCTTCCGCTGGTACTAGGAGCCTGCGAGGTTTCACTTTATGAACTGTCGAACCTGTATTCCACGCTGGCACGCGGAGGTATCTATCGTCCGGTCCGGATGATTTTAAACCATGCTGAATCTGATGACACTGCGTTGCTATCGAAACAATCGACATATCTCGTAAGCGAAATACTGCGCGAGCTCAATCGCCCGAATCTGAATACAAGCTGGGAGTTTACGCGAGACCGACCGGCAATAGCCTGGAAAACCGGCACTTCCTATGGTCGCCGTGATGCCTGGGCTATCGGCTACAATCCGAAATATACAGTCGGTGTATGGGCCGGGAATTTTTCCGGTGAGGGATCGCCCTGGCTGGTCGGCGCAGAGACCGCCGCTCCTCTTATGTTCGCGATCTTTGATCAGATAACCCTCGGTGAAGAACCACAGTGGTTCAAACGACCGGAAGGTATCGGAGTGCGCCAGGTATGCGCCCTGAGCGGAATGCCACCGGGGCCTCACTGCCAAAAGACCAAAACCGCGCTGTATATCGAGAAGGTCAGCGACAACATGACCTGCCCGCTTCACGGACAGATCCTGGTCGACCGGGAATCCGGGCATCGCCTGAGCCGTGATTGCACCTATGGTCATGACTACGACAGCCTGGTGGTCGAACTATGGCCGGCGCGTCTGGCGAACTGGTTCACGCGTCATAACCTCCTGAAGCCACTGCCGGAATTCGCGCCTGAATGCCTGGGGACACGGCAGTCCGACCGTCCTGTGATTTTATCACCTGAACCTGAAACAGTGTTCGAGCTGGTCGACCATATCCCGGCCGAATACCAGCAGATCCCGCTCAAGGCCTCGGTTTCACTCGACAGCCGGGAAATCCATTGGTTTATAGATGAAAAGTTGTACGCCAGTGTGAAAAACGGCGAGAAAATATTCTACCGCCCCAAAACCGGCCGCCACAGCCTGGTATGTGTCGACGACCTGGGACGTTCCAGCCGGATTGAATTTGAAGTCAAGTGAACCGTCCGGAAAACAGCCCGCCAAAATCAGTCTATCAACCGATCGCTTCTTTGACTTTGTCAACCAGTTCCTGCTTGTCGATCGGTTTGTCAAAAACAGCATACGGTTTCGGGATCGCCAGATGTTTTCCGGGCAGGCCGGAAACAACGATCACCGGTATTTCCTTGAATTCCTTGTTATGACGCACACTGCGATAGAAATCAGTGCCGGTATTTTTGGGCATCTGCAGATCGAGCGTGATCAGATCCGGTTTCTCGGCCTTTAACTTTTCGAGCGCTTCGGAACCATCCATCGCCGTCACGGTTTCATAGCCCTCTGCGTTGAGCAGGGTTTGCAGAAATATAATCACATCCTGTTCGTCATCGACAATCAGAATCTTCTTAGCCATCGACCTCTCCTTTTTACCAATTTGATGGTAAATTAATAGAATGGGCGCCCTGATTCAACAATAATTAGAAATAAATTGTGCGGTTAAATATGTGTGGGAAATTCAGCTTTAAAAATCGTACCCTGGCCTTCTTCCGAACGAAATGTGATCCTGCCCCCATGCTCCTCGACAACTTTTTGTGCCACCAGGAGACCGAGGCCGGTGCCCTCTCTTCCCTTGGTGGAGAAAAAGTCCTCGAACACGGTTTCACCCACTTGACCGGGGATTCCGGGACCGTTATCCTCGACTTCGAAAATATGTTTTGCTGATGAATCGTATCTGCCACGAACAGCGATAAACCGCTTTTTCTCAGATCCGGAATCATCGCCAAGAAACGCCTCAAAAGCATTGATGATCAAATTTGTTATGAGGTTATGGAGTGCGTCCTTGTCGAATCTACCCTCGGGCATTGACTCGGGAAGTTCGAGATGGAGTTCTATCCCCTCCTTCTGTGCGCGACCGGAAAACAGCTCATAACAGCTTCTGATCACCGGTGTCGGATCGATCTTTTTGTATTCCATTTCACGTTCCTTGGAGCAGTACAAAAGATCCTTAACGATCCGCGAAACGTTTTCGACATTGCGCTGGATCATGCCCCAGCCCTGCTGGACGAGTTTGTCTTCACCATCTTCCATGCCGGTATTGACCACAAAGATTCCCCCCTCGAGGCCCATCAGGATGTTTTTAATACGGTGCGCCATAAACGCGATCGTCTTGCCCATGTAAGTCAACTCGCGTTGCAGGCGTTTGACCTCGGTGATATCGGTCGACATCTCCATCACAGCCGCCATCTTGCCGTCCTCGTTGTAGATCGGGGCGGAGTAACATATCAGTTGCGCGCTGGAGCCGTCTTTTTTCATTACAGTGGTTTCACCGGAATGAATCTCGCCATCTTCGAAGGTCTTTTTCAGACGGCAATCGGTGCAGATCGTGTCGCGGTTTTTGAAGACCTCGTAGCAACAGTCGCCCACACGGTCGCCAAATTCGCGCCGGAACTGTCGGTTAGCACGGATGATCCGCAGGTCACGGTCCTGGATCGAAATATAACAGGGCACATTCTCGAACAGGTCGCGAAACTCTTTGCGGCTAGCTTCGATCTCACTCTGGAGCTTTTTGACCTCGGTGATATTGGTCGACATCTCCATCACACCGGCGATATCACCCTGATCATCCTTGATCGGTGTTGTGTAGACAATCATGTGAGCCTTGTTGCCATTCTGAGTGACTACAGTCTCTTCCGTGGTATGGGTTCGACCATCCTCGAAGGTTTTGATGACCGGGCAATTGGGACAGATTTCATCTGTCCCTTTGTAGACCTTGTAGCATTTCTCACCGATACGGTCACCGAAGTCACGTCGAAACAGTTTATTGGAGCGGACTATGCGCAGGTCTCTATCCTGGATCGAGAGATAGCACGGTACCTGCTGGAAAAAGCGGTCGATAC
The sequence above is drawn from the Candidatus Zixiibacteriota bacterium genome and encodes:
- a CDS encoding response regulator; its protein translation is MAKKILIVDDEQDVIIFLQTLLNAEGYETVTAMDGSEALEKLKAEKPDLITLDLQMPKNTGTDFYRSVRHNKEFKEIPVIVVSGLPGKHLAIPKPYAVFDKPIDKQELVDKVKEAIG
- a CDS encoding PAS domain-containing protein — translated: MALLESKPMTGIYVWTISSLFRVFTAVVVITGLLVLSALQLGTLLFAVITALLLFALGFAAYRVRRSDVALEHPGIDRFFQQVPCYLSIQDRDLRIVRSNKLFRRDFGDRIGEKCYKVYKGTDEICPNCPVIKTFEDGRTHTTEETVVTQNGNKAHMIVYTTPIKDDQGDIAGVMEMSTNITEVKKLQSEIEASRKEFRDLFENVPCYISIQDRDLRIIRANRQFRREFGDRVGDCCYEVFKNRDTICTDCRLKKTFEDGEIHSGETTVMKKDGSSAQLICYSAPIYNEDGKMAAVMEMSTDITEVKRLQRELTYMGKTIAFMAHRIKNILMGLEGGIFVVNTGMEDGEDKLVQQGWGMIQRNVENVSRIVKDLLYCSKEREMEYKKIDPTPVIRSCYELFSGRAQKEGIELHLELPESMPEGRFDKDALHNLITNLIINAFEAFLGDDSGSEKKRFIAVRGRYDSSAKHIFEVEDNGPGIPGQVGETVFEDFFSTKGREGTGLGLLVAQKVVEEHGGRITFRSEEGQGTIFKAEFPTHI